In Mytilus trossulus isolate FHL-02 chromosome 14, PNRI_Mtr1.1.1.hap1, whole genome shotgun sequence, a genomic segment contains:
- the LOC134698023 gene encoding craniofacial development protein 2-like codes for MLGIIVEDLGAARALEMQCVGPSARGHEVRWLDSGQLTLQNGKVLLYSGRNDGLHQAGVGMMLASRAKKALIEWKPITERLMYAIFHTSIIKISIITVYAPSNDATDETKESFIEQLDRVIAGTHKHDIILVIGDFNAKGGMNNEDYENIMGRHGIGRRNENGENLLDICQRNNLVITGTTFPQKVKWISPNKKTENQIDHILVTRQHRTSILDTRAMRGADIGSDHKLLKCKLRIKLKKYKIVTDTSRKIFDTTKLQRPEIRKAFSIELKNRFQLLDQLEDREPFWEGITKCYKETATNTLSFKERGQKPWISNESWKLVDERRQLKERTNKKS; via the coding sequence ATGCTAGGCATTATTGTAGAGGATCTCGGAGCAGCAAGGGCCCTAGAGATGCAGTGTGTAGGCCCATCGGCGCGTGGACACGAAGTCAGATGGCTAGACAGTGGACAGCTTACACTTCAAAATGGTAAAGTGTTATTATATTCGGGCAGGAATGATGGACTACATCAGGCAGGAGTTGGAATGATGCTGGCAAGCCGAGCAAAAAAGGCACTGATTGAATGGAAGCCAATCACTGAGAGATTAATGTATGCCATATTTCACACATCAATCATTAAAATAAGTATAATCACTGTATACGCACCCTCCAACGATGCTACAGATGAAACAAAAGAAAGCTTCATAGAACAGCTAGATAGAGTCATAGCAGGAACACATAAACATGACATCATCTTAGTAATAGGAGACTTTAATGCAAAGGGTGGGATGAACAATGAAGATTATGAGAACATCATGGGTAGGCATGGAATAGGGAGAAGAAACGAAAATGGAGAAAACCTCCTTGATATTTGTCAAAGGAACAACTTAGTCATTACTGGCACAACTTTTCCACAAAAAGTAAAATGGATATCACCAaacaagaaaacagaaaatcaaaTAGACCATATACTGGTTACTAGACAACACAGAACATCAATACTGGACACAAGAGCTATGAGAGGAGCAGATATTGGCAGTGATCACAAACTCCTCAAATGCAAATTAAGAATCAAACTtaagaaatacaaaatagtAACAGATACTTCAAGAAAGATATTTGATACCACCAAACTACAACGTCCAGAAATAAGAAAAGCATTTTCAATAGAGCTAAAGAACAGGTTCCAACTCTTAGACCAGTTAGAGGACAGAGAACCATTCTGGGAAGGTATAACAAAATGCTATAAAGAAACAGCAACTAACACCCTAAGTTTTAAAGAGCGTGGGCAAAAGCCCTGGATCTCCAATGAGTCATGGAAACTTGTAGATGAGAGAAGACAACTAAAGGAAAgaactaataaaaaaagttaa